The following nucleotide sequence is from Coffea eugenioides isolate CCC68of chromosome 10, Ceug_1.0, whole genome shotgun sequence.
attaattattttttcacaattttacccttttatctctcttttccaatacaGGGTTCTTAATTATTACTTCTAGTAATTATTGCTTCTCTCTTTGTAACAACCCTAGTAATTATCTGCCCCTCCGTATTCTTTCTGCTTTTAGCCTAGTAAAATAGCACCATTTAATACTCTAGTGAGAAAAAATATTGGTGAATTGGATAATTAATGAGGGTATaaaaggaaagtagtgtacagatttaagcaatgaaaaacttttcttaattggtgtgTAAAACCTTAAACGTGAGTTATAAACAAAAGGGAGGAAGTACCACTTTAGCACCGAGGGACTAGGCTGCTGTTTAATCCTATGTGTCATAATTTGATTGGCTGAAATCATACTTTTGAACATCGCCACACCACATAAGTAGACAGACATCGTATCAGATCCCCATCTCCAAAACAAATCCTATATATTTCACGAAACAACAACGTTGCTAGCACGAGAACGGCACAAGCACTGGACGAATCTAACTAATCCTCCGACAGCCAACACCAACCACCGCCACCGTCGGAGATCACCTTAATCTCCGCCAGCAGAGTTAATAATACGATGGGCTCAGCTCCACCTGAAGACCCAACACCTTCAAAAGACGAAGAAGCCTGCCATCTTCTATCCTCCTCCTCTCTACCCTCACCTTCACCGTCGCCGTTAGTTGACGCCAGCTTAAGAAAATGTCTacaagaacaagaagaagaagaagtggcATACGAATCCCGAGATAAAATTTTGGTCGTGGATATTGAATCAGACGGTGCAGATTACTCAACAGTGCCACCTTTCTCGTTCAAGAAATTATGGTTATTTACCGGTCCGGGTTTTCTAATGAGTATAGCGTTTCTAGATCCGGGTAATTTAGAAGGGGATTTACAAGCGGGTGCAATTGCGGGTTATTCTTTATTATGGTTGTTAATGTGGGCCACGGCAATGGGCCTACTGATACAGCTTTTGTCGGCGAGGATTGGTGTGGCGACCGGGAAACACTTGGCTGAGCTTTGCCGGGAAGAGTATCCGAATTGGGCTCGGATTTTGCTTTGGTTCATGGCGGAGGTAGCTTTAATTGGAGCTGATATTCAGGAGGTTATTGGGAGTGCTATTGCTATTCAGATTCTTAGCCGGGGAGTTTTGCCCTTGTGGGCGGGCGTTTTGATTACTGCCTCTGACTGGTACTTTccttaaccaaaaaaaaaaaaaagatttttttgggTGTTATTGCTggtggtttttttttaattgaatttaCTTGGTTTTGATGGTATTCTGAGTTTAATGACTGCTTCTGGTTGgtaaatctgaaaaatttttgatatatatatatatatatatatatatatatattgtgttTTTCTAGttgaattttctgaaatttggaaGTTTGTTCAGCTAGGATTGTTTAAGTGATGCttacacatttttttttcttttttgtgatAAGTAAATTAGTATTGCTTGGGAAAATGATGCTTAAAAACGGTCTGTTTTAAGATCTTATTGGTCTTTAGTAGTCAATTTGCTTTAAAGTTACTATTTGTGTTGGAAAAAGATTGTTGGAGGAGCTGGAATTGAAAAAGATTGTTGGAGGAGCTGGAATTAAGTCTAATAGGTCCTTCTAACATGTTGTTTTCGTAATAATGATTTGGGTCCTGCAGAGGTTATTCCCTTGTTTTGCATCTAGATGTCTTTGCTGAGATTGTTACGTGAAATATATTGGTTTTGCATCCTATCTGTTTCTGCACATTGTCATTTAATTGATGTGCTGCATTTTGGCCGATTGAAATTAGTGTTAGATTTTGTATGGGACTTTTATTAGCGTTAGTCTTTTTGGGGCTTTTGCTTTATGCTTGGAGTGCTTAAattgttttaattttattattgaaaGATAAGAATTTTGGTATGTTTGTTCTGAAACCAATTACGGCTGGGGTTTATAGCTCCATTGGCTGAAATACTTTTTAGTTCTTTTCATTCTAACTTGGATTTTATTATTacagttttttatttttgcttcttGAGAACTATGGAGTGAGGAAGTTGGAAGCTGTTTTCGCAGTTCTTATCTCGACCATGGCTATATCCTTTGCTTGGATGTTTGGTGACACAAAGCCCAGTAGAAATGAACTTCTAATAGGTCTTTTGGTACCAAAGCTCAGCTCAAGAACTATTCATCAGGCTGTTGGAGTAGTAGGTTGTGTCATAATGCCTCACAATGTGTTTTTGCATTCTGCTTTGGTACAATCAAGGAAAATTGACCCCAACAAGAAAGGGCAGGTTCGAGAAGCACTCACTTACTACTCAATTGAATCTTCAGTCGCCCTCTTTGTTTCCTTCATGATTAATGTATTTGTAACAACTGTTTTTGCCAAGGGGTTTTACGGTAGTAAACAAGCTGATGGTATAGGGTTAGTAAATGCTGGACAATATCTTCAAGAGAAATATGGTGGAGGATTGTTCCCCATTCTCTACATTTGGGGTATTGGATTATTAGCAGCTGGACAAAGTAGCACCATAACTGGAACTTATGCTGGCCAGTTTATCATGGGAGGTTTTCTAAATCTTCGTCTAACGAAATGGCTGAGGGCATTGATCACTCGTAGTTGTGCCATTTTGCCTACTGTTGTGATAGCCCTTATTTTCAACAGATCTGAGTCATCACTGGATGTTCTAAATGAATGGCTTAATGTGCTTCAGTCCATACAGATACCTTTCGCTCTTATTCCACTTCTCACCTTGGTTTCGAAGGAACAGGTTATGGGAGTCTTTCGGATTGGGCCCACTCTGGAGGTAAATCAATGATTTCTCTGATTTATCATTTTAGTGCATACAGCTGTTTCTTTTGGAAATATATGTTTTCTAAGATGACAGAGATTCCTCATGACAGTTGAATACGCCGTCCAGAGTTTGAACAAACTTAGTTTGGTTAAAATAATATGGTTTGGGGCTTGTAATGTCAGTTAATTTGGATGCTTAAATCAAAATGAATGGATTATggacaaaaataataattttcatgGCTGCACAGGTTTTAAGGCTGAAGTGATTgg
It contains:
- the LOC113750204 gene encoding metal transporter Nramp2-like, with the protein product MGSAPPEDPTPSKDEEACHLLSSSSLPSPSPSPLVDASLRKCLQEQEEEEVAYESRDKILVVDIESDGADYSTVPPFSFKKLWLFTGPGFLMSIAFLDPGNLEGDLQAGAIAGYSLLWLLMWATAMGLLIQLLSARIGVATGKHLAELCREEYPNWARILLWFMAEVALIGADIQEVIGSAIAIQILSRGVLPLWAGVLITASDCFLFLLLENYGVRKLEAVFAVLISTMAISFAWMFGDTKPSRNELLIGLLVPKLSSRTIHQAVGVVGCVIMPHNVFLHSALVQSRKIDPNKKGQVREALTYYSIESSVALFVSFMINVFVTTVFAKGFYGSKQADGIGLVNAGQYLQEKYGGGLFPILYIWGIGLLAAGQSSTITGTYAGQFIMGGFLNLRLTKWLRALITRSCAILPTVVIALIFNRSESSLDVLNEWLNVLQSIQIPFALIPLLTLVSKEQVMGVFRIGPTLEKVAWTVAALVIVINGYLLLDFFSSEVHGLLFGFLVCAGTVAYLAFILYLISRGGGPFSNWINIPLFKVFTTSGN